From the Octopus sinensis linkage group LG3, ASM634580v1, whole genome shotgun sequence genome, the window TATTATCTCTTCGATAATCCGAACAggattatttatctatatttataactatttatatttgtatctataaatatttgcttctatatttatatttccagttGGTAGTCGTGGTTTTGTCTAATGTCCAATACACATAGGATGCTCATATGAGACCCTGCACCGAGAAATCATGTAATCAATGGTCTTATATGATGTTTCATAATTTCTACTTACTGCCATTCGCcccttgctttattattattgtattgaaaCTCTCTGTTTCGTGTGCTGTGATTCTTTGCCCTTACTTACTTTGGTCCACTTACTGAATTCTGAGAACGGAGTAAGTgaacaagaacacacacagaaatgtaaggtgtcgctgaagaggtcacagatgtgtgacgataGATTTCCGGCCAAtggttaggctttaaaataacacaatgatagtaataaatgagagaagagaaaatagtgcgtgtgcttatttggcaaaaaataaataaataaataaatgaccatccctaaatacaacaaaaaatgttttacgttatttgaaagaaaatctttTTGCTCTTCAAGATAGcgtattttgatattttagtgCGTTGTGTATTTTCagttcattaaaatggaatgtcaaagtGGACAAAACTGAGCATACCATTTTTGACACTATTTGCATTTAAACCCACTATCGATGCACGTGAGATTTGTGTTGTGTTTCACTATCAACACAACACTTCCATTACCAGCCACAcaaaaaaaccaccaccaccatcgcctccgTCGCTATCTCTCTCCTGTTCAATGGTACTACCTtccctgtccctctctctccatctatattTGACTtcacgtaattttttttttaaccacgtaaaaagcatttcTTGTGACGGCACCACACGTCGTCAATATTTCtctactctctttttctttcgttcttcacTTCTACCTTCAGCTGGCCACGTAACCACTGGGTCCAAGTGCATTAATATTAATAACCTCTCTCTAATTCTCCGTCTCTTCTTtcttcactcctctctctctctcactcttattccATCTCACTCCACCTCCACTTATCTAACTAATTAACGTATAACGAGCAAAAGAAGaagcagattattatatagattTTTCAGCAACACCCATGTGTGGGCGCAATGCTTCGAAGTAACACCGGCCGTTGGTTTTCGCGCTCCAAAAATGGACAGATCACACCCCAGCCGGCCGACTGAGTTCGGTCAAGAGCGATTGATTCAACTTCTTCATGAAAATCCATGTCAAACGAGTAGAAAATTGGCGAAGCAGATGGATAGTGACAGAAAAAAAACTGTGGTGAACAATGTTCACACAATTGGCTAGGTTCATCGAACTCAATTGGCCAAACGATTTGTAATCCGCCCTTGAGGTCAAATTTCACGTTTGTGAAGCgtgaaaaccaaaacaaaacaatttttgccGACGTATTGTATTTTTGCGTGTAATAACTTTTGAAATATGCGCTAATGAAATATTCCTTGAcccaatacacaaacatacacacacacacacacatacacacacacacatacacacacacacacatatatatatatatatatgtacacatacacgtatatatatatacatatttatatatatgtttatatatacatatatatgtatatgcagacacagtatacatatatgaatataaagatagatacatagacagagggagagagagagaagtaaatagacagggtaacagactgacagacagacagaaaacagacagatagatacaaaaGTGATTTTCGCTGCAAAATTCAAAGAGAATTAAGAATATATCGCTTCGGACATCTTTTACCAATCGACAACTTTCGTGCAAACAGTTCCATAAAGTCTTTTTTGTAAAGCaatgatagaaaaatatgaaaagataaaTGTAAATTACCAGCCTTTTACACACATCATGAAAAGTATATCTGATAAATATCAAATTACCATAACACTTTTTGCAATTAATTGTGAAGTAAAAAGTTAGGGAGTTCTACCATCAAGTGACTGTGAAATGTTAAGTATAAAAAAATGAAGGCATAGTCTAATATGATGCTATGTCAAATAAATATGGAAGTAAAATATAATGTAACAtagtacatttttttatataattttgttacatTCTTGCAAGGAAAGCAGGTATTAATATGAAGTGCTGAAATTACTGCATGCAAGAATTCACAGCTTTAGCATCAATCTTTCATAATCAGCTTTTGAACTTTGTGGCCCATCTTACACCTATCTGCGTTTAGCTGCATATCTTCTATTTATTCCTCACTATATATctccatacgtgtatatatatatgtatatatatatatatatatatatatatataatatatatatatatatatatatatatatatatatatatatatatatatatatatatatacataggggagagagagagaaagagatacataaaatacatgcatatatatatatacaaatataaatacatatatttataaaatataaatatagaggtATTTTTATGATAGGATGataatatttgtacatttaaTAAGTTAGCTTACCTGTCTGTCACGAAATATCTCGATATATTAATTCAGGTGCTAAACACTGGATTTTATGTAACTGAAGcagattgaaatatttaacaaccTATGTAATATACAATGTCGTTTGGTACACTGAACATTTAGAGTGTGTTCTATGATGacataaaacgataaacgtcgcccttttcaagcctagccaggctcatggttccggtttcctggtttctgtggcgtatgtgtccccgcaactggacgggacgccagtccatcgcagcgttactcaagaaacaggaagacagagtgagagaaagttgtggcgaaagagcacaACAGAGGTAACCACTACCCAATGCCGGAGTctggtggagcttttaggtgttttaagtcaataaacacacacaacgcccggtctgagaatcgaaaccgcgggcCTCTCACTGCGAGTCTGCTAcgctaaccgctgggccattgtgcctccctataatgatatattatatacaaaattatgtAACCactacttatacatgtatattcgtatgtatacatatacatttgtaggtagatatacccgtatatatatatatatatgtctgtgtgtgtgttttgtgtgtgtgtgtgtgtgtgtgtgtgtttgtgtgtttgtatgttcgggtatatatatgtatatgtgtgcgtgtgtttatggggatatatatatttacatatatatatatacatatatatatatacatatatatatatatattatatatatatatatattacggagatatatatatatatgtgtaggtatatatatatatatatatatattacggagaatTACTTGCATATGAGTGACCCgctctgagatcatgtgctggaacgaaaacaactgcagcgtcgaaggtgtttataaaccatttaagaaacacacaaaaggcgttagattcacttcaacatttaaatttaatatgtcAAAATACTTTCATCGTTTTgaaaccgcaacctgttcactgataaatttatatatatatatatatatatatatatatatatatatatatatgaattagaatgAAAAAATGCAGGTGCATGCATGTTAATATTCTTAAGTTTTTACACCTGGAGAACAACAGAACAAGATTTCTACAGTAGAATTTGCCTAATTAGTCCCCTCTAAAGGAGACTGAAATGTGCTTAAAATTGAAATTCTAATGTACTTCAAATATTGCAACCgagaataacatttttttaaatttcctatttattaaaagaaaaactatcaAATGATTACCTGGTTTTTCCAAAAATAACCCTCTCCGATGTTAAGCCTCTGGGCTTATATTTAGAGACTCTTTTCATGTATAACCccagtaatttttattattttcataaaaaaattatttgagcaAAATTATTTAAGTCTGTACTTTAGCCCGTATTTTTGGAAAAAgcaaaagtaattttaaaaacatacagCAGAAATCGCTAGTCATCCCTCAGAGCAAAATGAAAGTGACGAATTCAGTGAAGAAACGAATTAGCTATAGACCAATTAGGCTAATTCTACTAAATTTTAGTTTTGATTATTTTGTAGgattaaagtgttttttttttttaacgtggAAAAATTGACTGATCCTATGCAACATCTGAAACCATTTAATGACCAATTACTGTATTGTAATGGAATTTCACCTCAAGAAAATAATCTTGCGCTGTATCACTTACAAATTAATATTGTATTGTTTGTACAACTTAATAAAATTGctctttcaattttatatttcaaaagacaTGAATTATAAGCAAATTGTCTGTTTAAACttattttggattatttttataCCATGTTTTTAAAGATTTTCTGTTGATTCAGTAATATTTTGAGACGGTCCTTAATGGCGATACGAACCAAATACTGATGCCATCTCACCTTTTTCTTATTACATTTTACTAAATAACGATACGATTCTTTAATTATAATTCGGTCTAGCGAGGAAATATTTGGTCCGTCTCGTCGCCATCAGTCGTGAGCCGATCAATTTGTCCTTCCTACGCCAAGACTGATGAAGTTAATTGATTGAGTAGTAGACTAAATAGTTAATCTAGTAAACGATTAATTGATAGCTAACCAGTTTGTTCAGAGAATCTCTGTTAGAGATGTAAGCAGTTTTTATACAGAAAAGTAATGTTTATCGTCACCTAAACGTGGGTGTTTTATCAGAACAGCCGTAACATTATTTTATCCCCAGGAGGACACCTGCTCCAGCTGCTTATTCAATGAGCTTCTCACtcgaaatatattcttttgtactctaagcacaaggcccgaacttttgggggaagggaaatcgattagatcgaacccagtatgcaattgttgtttaatttattgacctcggtggaatttgaactcaggacgcaaagacacaagaaataccactaagcatttagaccggcgtgctaacgtttctgcgagctcgGCGCCTTACACTCGAAATATATTGTAAGCGGTGTGAAACCTCCCTACTATTCTAGCCCTCAGAACACCAGATCACAGTTAATCGACCTCATTTTGATCACCTCCAGCGATAGATACCCGTATGCTAGATCTGACAGTAATTCACGCCAGCCTATATAGAGATGCAGTCACAGATTTTATTGAGAAGCTAGTTTGCTAATTGCACAGTTAATGACTGTATTACACAGTTTTTCTAAATGTTGCCAGCTGGGGTGAACTACTGCTATGTTTAGTAGATGTGTATCCATCACTGAAGTGAACAAATTAAAGTCGAAACCCCGTGAGCTGGTGGTCTCAGCGCTAAAGTAGTAAGGAAGTCGCTCCccattagcaatatatatatatattatatatatatatatatatgttgagtgcAAAGTGATATGAATAACAAGCTGGAAGAGGTGTCCTTCTGGGTTGAAATTAGCAGTCTCGTCTGTTCTTATAGATCACCCACCTTTAGGTGGTAATAAAGATTACTCCTCAGTATAATCACTGCTTTCGACTCAAATAGAGATTTTCTTAAGAAGCTAGTATGCTAATTGCAAAATCAGGAACTGTGTGACACTGTTCTGGGGGTGAACTATTGCTATGTCTAGCAGACGAGTATCCATCactgaagatggacaaaatgaagTCGAAATCACGTGATTTGGTAATCTGGAGTTACAATAGGATGGAATCCACTCTCCGCCTGCAATAAATATCAGCGCAAAAGGCACTGCCAAACCAGCTGGCAGATGCCTTCCCCTGACGTTAAAATAAGTATCGTCTGTTCTTATAGAACACCCACAATTATGCATCactaaaaaataattaatgtcTTGACTGGTTAACAGATTGGCTAATAATTATCAGGTATGAGGATTATCTAGGTTTCTTATTACCAGGATGACTTTCGCaggatttaaaaattatttttctttattttcgctATATTTCTACATAGAAATTTAGTTCGAGAAAGAATAGATATGTTTCACTGTAAAAAATATACCAACTAACGTTACAGAACTtggttataattaaaatattttagacaTCTAATGTAAATGTAAATGATATTTTCGTGGTAATTTGCGTATGTTCTTTCCAATTTTCCaagattttgaaatatctatagcATCATTCCACGCGTCCCTGTATTGCAGTGTTCGTGTATTACGCTTATGCAATACTAAGTACTTTTGGGTTTTCAAATCACAGGTAGAGTCGAAATGTCTAACATCTTGAAACAATACTATGAGGAGTTAAAATTTATGCATTGAAACATAtgtcaacatatatttaaatgaaagggGAGTAACATTAGCAAGTAGCTGTGAATGTTACACTTTTGCGTTTTACTTGTTGCAGACCAGAGACAGTGGCCATGTTGGGGGTGCAGTCATTATTCAATTGTCTTTTTGTTATTTGGTTTAAATACTTATTGATATTACAAGAGTACACAGAAACTGGAAAGATAATAAaattgtatagatagatagacaggtagatagatgcgTCTACAGATATATCAACGGATATCAAATAGAGAGTTATATTAATAGTATACAAATATGTGCTTGAAATGAACAGAAATGAAAAGTTTTATTGATCTTAGTTGATAAATAAATCTGGCTGAGCAAAGAGtgtagtttaaatatatatatatatatatatatatatatatatatatatatatatatatatatatattcaaatatatattcatatatatatatacatatatatatatatatatgtatatatatatatatatatatatatatatgtatgtatatatatatgtatgtatatatatgtatgcatgtatgtatgtatgtatgtatgtatgtataaagactgtagtttatatatatatatattatatatatatatatatattatatatatatatataatatatatatatatatatatacagagagagagaagggtggattggttttatctttttaatttatattttatatccttaAAATATAAATCACGTAATATCTATCAGATATATTAATAGAAGCAAAATAAGCAATACTTTTCAAGTTTATTTcgattatgtttgtatgtacatgtttgtttaAATGACAatattcctaaggtagtttttgAAATTCCTTGCTTGTGTTTAATATAataacaaatcaaatttttagcatataaatatttacatccaCATTTTAATAGCTTTTTGCTCTTATCGAGATATAAAATAAGGATTTCAACGAGGTGATTCAATGTTAGTGCCAATATACTAACAATGATTGATTTACAACTACGTTcccatatatgcaatatatacacatatgtgggtctgtgtttgtgcgATTGATTATGTGTGTCATTGTTTCAGAGAGTGATGGGAAaaggttgtatatatttataaatataaccgtatcttcatttttttaatatctgtgTCGGTTAACgtgtgtgaatttgtatataCTCAATGTTGACTATGTATGTAATTTTAGAATTACTAGActattattaatatgtatattaaatatgtgaAATATGCAAATGTGGCATACGGTAAAGAGTTTGCTTCCTAAGCATTCAGGCCCGGTATCAGTCCCGATACGTGATACCATAGGGGAAATTCTTTATTCTTAGGGCGactaattgaaagaagcccgtcttccatacgtaaatgtgtatgtgtgtgagtgtatatatgcatgcatcggtgtgcgtgcgcgcgcgcgaaagtgactgtgtttgtttgtttgtttgttattttataagtGTTTGTTTCTGATGACCGTTTCACAACAGATGCGTTTTCGACTCTGTAAAAAACGAactcggaaaaaaaaaatattctagagAAAACGTCTCAAGCTTAGAAAATAAAGTACGTCCGACGAAAGCTTCCAAGGCGTTGTCTCAtattggctgcagtctaatgagcgaagcaattaaaagataaaaaataaaatttatatctacagagtacgtttaataatattttaatggcAAATCAACTTTCGTAACACAGATAGAATCGAAACAATTTCATATAATTTTCGCGGGATTGACGTAACCATTTATTTTGTCATACTACTActcttgctgctactgctaccactgccgctactactactactactactactactactactactactactactactactactattactactactccgACTACCTCTGCACTTGAATAGCAGATCCCTACGTGCATTACTATTTCTTGTTTTGCTCTTTCTGCCGTTATCCTTGCTGTCGCTAAAGTGCTTGACGGGAATTATATTATGCACATAAACTTCAGAAACTGTTAATTTATAACATCGCTCGTATTTATCATTTACCAAACAATACGCGTCACATTCATTTGAACATGAATCCATGACTGCAATATCTTGAAATGAGGTAAGCATTTCAACTACTGCTTCTACATACACTTCTGATACAGTCGAGTTCAAATATATAGTCATCTGTCTAAACCCGTTACTGTATAAATTTATAGGAGATGCATTGTTACATGGTACTTTACACCGCTGCCTCTCATTGGAATACGATATAGATATACTTAAAGGAACAACACTCCAGTTCCCTTGACAATGGAAATGCTTACAATAATTGTCAGTGACAGTACCTTCGTTGCAGTCTCTACTCGATGGAACGCATTGTTCATTTAGGCATGTAAGGTACTGCGAAGTGCATCCTTGTTTGTTTAGTTTACATGCCGGTTGCggcgaatatgtatatacatacttggaCAATAGTACACTCAACTCTATGGCTTGTTTTATGGTAACAGGAATTACACAAATACTACGGTTCAATGGATAGATATCATCAGATGGATACATTTGTGTTATGTCTTTACCAGGTCGGGCTTTCTCTTTCAAGAAGTAATCCCAGACTAAGTCATAAAATGAATGTAGTATCCAGAATACAGGATCACTGGGTGAAACTGAAGAATCCTGCATGTCTCCACCAACAAAGGCGTGGCTTCTATTGTGTACAAGCTCCAATTTTGTAAATGGATAATGAAGCACACTCAATAGCATTTCCATCGTTGGAAGATCGTCGTTGTTTCCAAGGTATCTTTGTACAAATCCGCGATCATGTGACCAGTCTTTAAAAATACCtatataatgaaaacaacaaaataaacattcCGTTACGAAATTATAGAGCAGGATAGAGTAAATGATTTATTTCCATACGAAAATTATTTGTTAATCTTTTgagtgaatatagatatatatatttatagaagggaagaaataacattttccgtttacatatatttcataagtaTCTAATATATCTGTATTTGATTATAGATCAATATATGTTTAATGAATTTTATCTTAAttgtatgtggttatatatatatatatatatatatatatatatatatatatatatatatatatatatatagatagatagatagatagatagatagatagatagatatatagatagatagatagatagatagatagatagatagatagatagatagatagatagatagatagatagatagatagatagatagatagatatgtatatacatacatatatatatatatatattatatatatatatatatatatatatatattgaaatggataaatgaattatcttgttacggattattcaaattataaccgatacctgggtaccaaaaatcacaacagaaaaatcgcggttgaggttacgaccatggggtatcGCAACCGTGCCGTAGTGCggatatatttagtgagggaagaaatggagctgaacgaagattttataaaattcctttttattattttctacacatgtttcaaaggctgcaaattccctaattcggattgaataaggagaccattttgcagctttctcttcaggaaaacccaggaacttaaatctccaaacaaatgcccagcaagcttttcgaacaaacgctccctaggagccccTGGTATgaatggcacaaaactgtctctcaatataCGTTGACGTCAGGGTGGGTGAAGGCCGACGAAAAAGTCCGTTGAGATAATTCGAGGTCAAATTCCGGTTAACATTGGGTAGAGGAAGAATTACAGAAAACCAaagagtgtgaatatattctgtataactagTGTTAATGTTcgaattgttttaagaatgaaagctatcttatttgggtgtgagaaactacctacatgtatgtgtgtgtgcgcctatgtatgtgtggcagtatgtTTAGGAAGCAGCTAGGGAGAAATATATTGCAGCTATTGTTGGTCAAGCAGCTGATAAaaacctgtgtctgtgtgttcgtctgtgaCCAGTTTATAGACAGATGACTTGTCAACAAGGGGAGTATAATCCCTGATATTGTTTCTAAAAAAGTAGCAGAACATCCGCTAAaaggggagtaatttcccctttcaaatttaattcaaaatctttttctaaatttttttcaaaaattttttcctttcttaggACATCAAGGTGTTAATTATCTTAGACTTCAATTGTATGCAAGAAATGTATGCCGCCTCCAGTGGGGACATCTAAAAGAGTTTTGCAAATGTGAAAAGGTTCagagttgcaaagattacagattcttttgcctctatcaaacggtacagacaccgataaaatcgaccattccagtctaaaggctgaattcgcgttcttcaaacgccagactaatttacttagtccggTCGCGTGTTGCTTTCCAAAATCGCGAAACGTTGTGAAGTGGTTCGATATTCTCACGgccaattatgatgatgacgctCCGATATACAAGTAGACATCTGATTCAGTA encodes:
- the LOC115209930 gene encoding tyrosinase-like protein 1 isoform X1; translation: MKQYIILGVYLFSVCCFANVYSDSLFPVPIDDCLTQLDKSGFSTANASTDFLRKCLNPFNNSLTGWDHPWIISLYKGIFKAYKCKNHPTEACKELRTRREYRQLSDKERHLYHSAFLELYKDTSVPPNKFMALVLLHRDEHSQVAHGGPTFIIWHRLYLSMFEEALRQINSNLTIPYWDVTIDERLPDAALSNIWTEDFMGNGFGRIKNGIFKDWSHDRGFVQRYLGNNDDLPTMEMLLSVLHYPFTKLELVHNRSHAFVGGDMQDSSVSPSDPVFWILHSFYDLVWDYFLKEKARPGKDITQMYPSDDIYPLNRSICVIPVTIKQAIELSVLLSKYVYTYSPQPACKLNKQGCTSQYLTCLNEQCVPSSRDCNEGTVTDNYCKHFHCQGNWSVVPLSISISYSNERQRCKVPCNNASPINLYSNGFRQMTIYLNSTVSEVYVEAVVEMLTSFQDIAVMDSCSNECDAYCLVNDKYERCYKLTVSEVYVHNIIPVKHFSDSKDNGRKSKTRNSNARRDLLFKCRGSRSSSNSSSSSSSSSSSSSSSSSSGSGSSSSKSSSMTK
- the LOC115209930 gene encoding tyrosinase-like protein 1 isoform X2 — protein: MKQYIILGVYLFSVCCFANVYSDSLFPVPIDDCLTQLDKSGFSTANASTDFLRKCLNPFNNSLTGWDHPWIISLYKGIFKAYKCKNHPTEACKELRTRREYRQLSDKERHLYHSAFLELYKDTSVPPNKFMALVLLHRDEHSQVAHGGPTFIIWHRLYLSMFEEALRQINSNLTIPYWDVTIDERLPDAALSNIWTEDFMGNGFGRIKNGIFKDWSHDRGFVQRYLGNNDDLPTMEMLLSVLHYPFTKLELVHNRSHAFVGGDMQDSSVSPSDPVFWILHSFYDLVWDYFLKEKARPGKDITQMYPSDDIYPLNRSICVIPVTIKQAIELSVLLSKYVYTYSPQPACKLNKQGCTSQYLTCLNEQCVPSSRDCNEGTVTDNYCKHFHCQGNWSVVPLSISISYSNERQRCKVPCNNASPINLYSNGFRQMTIYLNSTVSEVYVEAVVEMLTSFQDIAVMDSCSNECDAYCLVNDKYERCYKLTVSEVYVHNIIPVKHFSDSKDNGRKSKTRNSNARRDLLFKCRGSRSSSNSIVVVVVAAVVAVAARVVV